The window ATTGATGATGAAAAGCAGCACCAGcacttttgcatgttttctacAGTTCAACATTGCCCCTACTGTGTATGTGCATACTGAATTTCGTGTACTTATCACATTAACTtttgagcacacacacagctgacatgCCAAACTGACACAGGATGCATGGCAGCCATCATGCTTGCACGTAGTTAACAGAAATTATATCTCTGACCTAAGGTTGCAAAGCTGCATTGAGGAAAGTGTaggtttgtttgtatgtttgttttttattaggcACTAAAACTCAGGGTATTATGAATCAGCTGCTTCAGTTTTGATGCTACAAGGTTTACTCAAGCCACTGCATTCTATGAAAGTACAATACTTAATTGCTTGAGAGCACCTTTAAAGGAGTTGTTTGTGACTTTCAAAGCATATTTATGATCCAGAGTCTGAGCCGGGATACTTTGGCAATTTGGCCTGTGCTCAGATTATGATTTTGTATGCACGTGTAATCATTATTTTGCCACCTTGCCTGAACCTGAGTGCTTGTGATATCATAATAATTCATCACTTCAGTCTTTGCCTGTACAAATAGATCAATGACTCAACACTGTGGCTAGATATTGCATATccagatatttatatatagttgATTGAATCACAAGGTGTTATTTGGCTAAGTGTTTTCTGTAAATAGATTAACCAACAGCAAACTGCTTGCTCAAGGCTAAGATTTAGTTGGTAACGACCATCTTGCGCTGCAATAATGTATAACAGTATCATTAGTAACTGTCACCATTATCATTTAGCAATTGACCCCACTAACAGAGAACATTACCATGTCTTATGTCCCCCAAACCTCAGTGTGAGAGACTGGGTTTATCTGCTACACAAATGTTTGTAAGCAGTTTTCTCTTTTACTATTGATGCGACTCCCCAGAAAGGGACATGGCGTTGGCCATGACACCATGCCTGATGTGTTGTTTTGAGCCtatattctattattattattattattttttgtagatGGCAGTGGAACAATTGGATTTATTGTTGCTACAACTACATGAACACAACTCTTTGAAATAGTCATGCCAATGTTACCTGGTTTGTTAAACTAACTTAAACCATGAAATATATTTATCGAAGTAAAAAGGACATTATTTTCAACTGAATTGTATGTAAGTACAAGTACAGAGAAGCatcaaatggaaatactcagtTCAGAATCTTAAACTTGTATATCCACCattgattttatgcaaaatatgaaCTAGAAAGAGTCAAAGTGCctattagttatttttaaacatcagtacATGCTGTAAAGAACAAAACGGCACAAGCAGCAGATACATGTACAAATGGCttcatttaatttgtgtttcaCAAACAATCCAAGAGATTATGACACAAATGTACAGgaattatttttgccattttattttttttcttcacattattgctttacagtaaaatgcATTGGTTGGATATGTCCAGTATAGCAAGACAATACATTCATATAAGTTATACAGATGTCCTCAGTAATGTTTTATAGTAActaactttacattaaatatattttttcatcatttattattCTGGACAAACAACTCCCACGTCACATTGAGCTCACAGTGCATCAGGTCGCATTCAATCAAGAAATACATACCGCTCCTCTCTTGTGTTCAATTGCCATTtctaacgtgtgtgtgtgttctaaaGTGTGTGCGCTTATTTTTTACACAGGATTTCCATACAATCTGGATTTATGCAGAGCTACGACAAGTATGGCATCtgaattctactttttttttttgttgttgttgttgttcctcTTTCAAAAAAAGTGACTTGGTAACAAAGATGCAAGTCAGACGACCGGTGAGAGCATACGCTGTGTGTCAAGATGAGGACAAAAAGAGGAGCTTTTCCCCTGCTGTGGGTGTTACCACTCAAACCTGGCAACCTGGGACATGACCACacagagcaacaacaaaaatatacacaaaaaaaaccttaacaCTGCACATTCTGAATCAACTCAAGTACATTACAGACGTGCCTTCTCAACAAGAAGCATCAAAAAATTAGGTCCTGTATGTACAGAAGACCCACTGAAAGGGTTGACGGGAGGAGGGGTGGTGTACAAGGGTGTCAGTGGGTGTGTGGAGAGGAGTCTGTAGGCCCTGTGTGGTCACCCCCGTTCAGTAAACACAGCCGTTTGAACCCTGATAGAGTAGCAGCTTAAGGGGGTccgactttttttaaaaattccttaAAGCCTGCTCTCATCCATGTCCTTTGAAAACGTCCCCAGGGTGCTGGAGGAGAGATTCATCCATCCATGCTGCCCCTCTGCTCCTTCAGCTAGGGTTGGTGGAGAGTTAATGCCCTTGTGCAAGAGGggacaaaagaggaagaaaaaggagagtGTGTCCCTTAAAGCTGCTGTTCCAGAGCACGTCCATCCTTTCTGCTCCTCagctgtcacaaacacacacacctgtgagcTCACACATCAAGTACTACTAGACAAACCAACATCACATCTCCACAGGATCCCCTGTCTTTATATGGCAACCTTGCAGGGGCCTTCTGTCACATAGAATTCTGTAAATTGAGATTGCATATACAAGTGCCTGCTGCCTACAGTGTGGCAGAGGAATATTTTTAACACATAAAACAGTCCCCGCAcgctttttcagttttttagtcTCTGCACCCCACTTGTGGACTCCTCCCGGGCATTTTTGCatgatgtcaaaatgtctggATTTGCAGTGTAGCTGCCGTTTTCTATAAAGTGGGTCAGGCGGTTTCCATGCCCGGAAGCCCTCAGTCTTTTGCTGTGCTGTGGAGGAGCTGCGTTTTAatgtcccagcatgcactgcagACAGAGGAGGGTGTGCTCATGGTGTTAACAAGGTTCCAGTCTGCTCCAAGAATTGAGAGCCCGGTGTGGGAAACGTAGCGTGGGCCCATaccgagcacacacacacacacacacacacacagacacatacacatacacacacacacaattattctctctcttacacacacacacacacacacacacacacacacagtcacatataCACTGAAAATACACACGCACAGAAGGAAGCACTAGTTGATTCAGAATGAGAGGACGGCTGTTAAAGTGCAATATCTACATGTAACTCAAAAATCAAGAGACCACCACCATCGCCATCTCGTGGAGTTGTCCATCTCCGAGTTTCCCTGATAACCGCTGGCTGTGGTTGGCACCCCTACCCTGAGTAGAAGGGCTGCGGTGCCCCCTACTGGCCAGAGGGTGTTAGACCAGACAGTCAGTGTTGAGAACCGTCTggtttctttgcattttttaaaacaactacctccactctgctgctgtctcaAGATGACAACAAGTCACCTGATGAGAAAATTCCCGATGCATCCCACAGATCTGGagtcagtttgttttctgaagTTGTGCGGAGGGCAAAGTGATCTGACCCCTCACTGAATGAAAAATGACGCTGGAGTGGAGTTGCCACCGCCAGCCAGGTGCCCCTCTGAGTGGTCAAATCTCCTTACAGCACAAAGCAAGAAAAAGCATTTCCATGTGCAATTTTGTTTCAGTGAAAAACAGGCAATGTCCTATATTTGCGACAAGCTCTCCTCTGCATTTTCGTACTAGACAAAACCTcggtttgaaaaaataaatacaaaagaaaaaaaagtgtttacaaGTTTACATTGTGCAGTGCTGCATATGCATAACACCCCTCACAGTCATCTGATCTGGACTGTGATTCACCTTGTGTCCTgacaaaatgtcctttttttgatCAAGCAGATGAGGGTTAAGAAGAGTTGCGGAGGGTGAAGCGCTAACAGTATCTGCTCCCTGATGCCAAAGGCCATGCCAGGGGGAGTCGGGTCCAGGCTGGAGGAGGGGAGCTGCCGAGGACAAAGCCCTCCTCCGTGGAGGTCGATAGGGAAAATGGAGTGTACTTTTTTCCTTGGGTGCTAACCCTAATTCTTTTAGGAATAAAAGGAGTTTTCTCTATCTGGGGATTTTGGTTGGAATTGtagcttcttttttcttcacagaCTCTGGTTTGGTTTGTGGAAAGGCTTTGGAAATGGTGTGTGGAAATCTACAAtgtgaaaacagtgaaacacacaCCGACAATCAACAGGGGCACTTATGATTCTGGAGGTCCCCGACATCTAAAGGCATGCTAGATGGGTAAAAAGTTAACAGGCGCACAGAGGAACGAAAGACTTCACTGCAATAACAGGCAATGCCCCAAATAATGGGCATTAAGGACCGGCACTGTGTGACAAGAGGACAAATTAGAGACATAGAATGGAGTCCACTCTCACAGCGTGTACTGCCTCTTGGAGGAAATGAGATTCATATTTGGGACTGAAAGGATTACAAGAATAAGAGCAAGAGGGGAGAATAAGAGTCTGTAGTTAGGTCCAGTgctattgaaaagaaaaaaaaaaagattttggggTTGCTATGGGAGCGTTGAGGTTTTGGTATCCGAGGCATGCTGCTGTGCTCTACTCCTCCATGCACATGGGCAGGTTGACGAAGGTAAAAACGTTGTACTCGATCATGACGGAGAAGCAGAGGAAGATGGCGTACAACACCAGGACATACACGCCCAGCTTCACGTCCAGCCTCCATTTATTCAGGTGGATCCCCAGCACctgcacatacacaaaatacattAGGGTGGCATGTGCAGGGGCTGCTATGCTCCAAATTATATCTTAAGGAATACTTCTAGTGACAAAAAGACCATTTGTATAAAGACTATAAATTTAGAGAAAATGCATGTGATTGCGAAGTACTGAGCACACAACTAGATAAATCAGACTCCGGTTATACTGCACatgttgtgtaagagtttgtatacagatgttttgatatagttttgctgatgTCAAACATGGACCCCCTGtttactttaattcatcaagaatgttTGCCGATTTTGGATTCTTTCTTTGTTTGAATTCAGTGTAATTGATgtataaatgattattttgtgggtgaagtattcctttaatgtgaAGTGATTTGAGTGAAAACAGGAGATGAAATGgaccaaaaacactaaaagcagAATGGAAAAGGCTGCATCAAATGACTCATTCTGAAAACTGTAATCTacaaaaggatttttttgtgtccttCTGTAGTTGTGTGATAACACTACAACACTGTGTtcatcactgctggaaagatgatcttttcataaaacagagctgtctctgcagtagaaaggcataaatgcttttgaaattggtgctacgtGACCAGAGAAAGCGGaagaaaagggctgtggcatttgcttttgctcctGAGGCAGAAAATCTACATCttccagaatgcactgcaccgcacTGGACCAATAAACGGTCCTGCTAGCCGATGAAGTGATGCAAGTTGCCCTCCGAAaacaatatgtcaaaaaatcttgtattacagctaaacagtaagttaaaatgtttctgaaaacatgttaGATGAGAAATAGACAACACAGTTACAGAATCAGTGCAGCCTAGTTTAAccatatgatgtttttttttttcagccttcatttttacaaatggcgcccacttcctgttgacAAATTCTTACATTATAGCccaacagtgcactaaaataggtttctgaaaacattttaggcaaaacAAAGGCAATGCAGCagcagaatcttggtttatttgatcagcacggcctagttttaccatttgaggTTGGGGTTtgaacgagagagagagaggtgcgGCTCTCTCTAAATCCGCTTCTATACTCTTTATGTCTGTTGTTGCAGTCATACAACAATAAGCACGCACAACCTGTAGTTCAAACAACAGCCTGAGAGCCAGAGCCTATGTGGGCACTGGTAAAACGGAGGGAAATTTACCATAGTTCATTTACATATACCCGCATTGTCATGACACAAAGCTGACTAAAAACTGGCAGTAAGTATTCCTTTTAGAGCTGCTGTAGCCGGCGCATCactgatctgtgtgtgtctaagaCACCAAGGTCAGAGAAGCGCGGACAagctgcagtcttttttttttttaaatctgggttattttgtgtaaatgaaGCACTACTGTGATAAGGAGTTTATACAATTCAGAGTAGCAGTGAGAAAGTCCAACTTATTTTCTTACGGGGTCATTTTGGTTTATAGTTAAGTTATTATTGAATGCTGTATGAGTAGTCAAATCTTGCTCTGTTAattccaaaaagaaaaatgctctACCTCCTTTGCACCAAAGCATTTTTCACAGGATACACCCCAACTGTTTTCAACgctgaattttacattttgatgaaCCAATTACATAACTACATGGTTCAGTCACTGTTGCGTAACAGTGTATCAGTCCTTGATGAGAGTGGCTAAACAAGCTTGTTATTACCTATATTAAATTACTGTGGATTTTCACTTTAAACACGCACAGTAATCAGATTATCTTCCTGGATGGGGTCAACATGAACGTGTACATGTGTAGCATAAACATCATTAAGTATTGCTCACCGTGAGGGCCACGGAGCCCAGCAGAAGCACCACAGAGTACAGCAACCCTCGACTGTTAATCATGACCTgcaacacacaaagacagagacatgaTCAGCTTATCTGCAGCTCTTCCAACACCAGAGGTAACGACTAACTGGAGTTTGGTTGTTCTTCACACTCATTCACAACAACACGGAAACAACAAGGTCTGAGTTCTTCTAATGTAAACAAGCTCTTTACCTCTGATCCATAGTCGACGCACATGGTCTGCAGCGCCCAGGGAATCCCCAGTCCCACGAGAATATCAAACACATTACTGCCTATAGTGTTGGACACTGCCATGTCTCCCAAACCTGCAACAAgaagttatttaaaaagcaagtaGGACTTATAGCGAGGATCTGGACTTTCAGGTCAAATACACTTTTTATTACCAAATGAAGAATAACGTTTTGCTGTTGTGTACTTTGTGATATTCACAAGGGCCCTAACCTTGTTCCGCTGCAGGTAGTGACGCACAGCTACACTGTGATGTCTATAAACAGCTCTGCCATATTTCCTCTTGTTCCTGTGCTTAGTTCCCACTTGTTTGACTCTTTTATATGCACATAGAAGACAACTTAAATCTTGACACTACTCTGAATATATTACACTTGATTTCTAACCTCTAACAAAGTCTGCCAATTTAATCAATTATACCTTAAATGCATGCATCTCTACTCCATCTGCATGTAAATTAGTTACAATGGAAACATGAGATTTCTTAATATCTTGATACATTTGCCTATACGTGTTCCTGTCTATCTAAGGCTAAAGACTTTTGTTTGTCACTgccttttattaaatcaaatacTTTTCATTTCTCAAACTGCAacttctattattttatttcataccCTCCTtggtcttgtttttatttttcattctgtaagtcttttttgaaattgtatttaaattccttttataatgtgtttcttttgtgctTTGTCTTgatgcttttgattttttatataaagcactttgaattgccttgttttGGAAATGTGCTTCACCACAAAGGTCCTGGTGGACTagtgatttaaaatgtgttttaggcagaaatctaaaaatgttGCAGAGGGAAAGGTGTACCTTGCCGAGCCACAATGAGACTGGCTATGCAGTCTGGGACGCTGGTGCCTGCTGCCAGGAAAGTGATGCCCATGATAACATCAGGGATTCCCAAAGTGTAGCCGATTATAGTTACCtgagccaaaataaacagaGTGTCAGAGCTCAAAAATAGCATTCTCTGCTTGTATGAGAAACAGCATGTCGGCCTTTATACCAGATATCCATATTTAAGGAACCTAATGtgcttttccctttttttcctgtcatatatatttaatgttgcAAAGTCAAATGTTTATACTAAACATgggcaacatttttaaataataaggtTAACGTATGTAAgagtaatccctgtgagcaaaaacctcaggcttcagactGTTGATGattatttccaacattttttctattttaatgacATGCTGATGTCTGTTTGTGACGAATTTTCTTTATATAGTAATCTGCTCCTGGCCCGCTACTGCAAATGTTTACATTATGAAGCCCACacagctacatgtagctacatgcatCAGAGAAAGGTGTAATCCTGGGTGTGaatattgtttatttctatttttattttggatcatattccttCTGGAACATGTCAAGTTGTAAAGAATTTTGGTCTAGAAACTTATACAGGTGATTTTAACAATAGAAAGTGCTGTTGTACACTCTTATAGTCAACCCCCTGCTTAATTAAGGTATAGAGACTTCTGGATAGGGAGCAGACTGGGTTTTTCTGATTTGGGGCCTTAAAGAGATTAAGCACTAAAATTGAGCATTTTCATCATGGGGGAATACAGGTGTCCCAGCACAGATGCATACATTTTCTAATAGAAATCCaaaatgaacctgaaaatgagcataataggtcctctttaaTGGTCCCTTACCCCCctgcaaaagtttaaacatcACAGTTTCTTAACAGTTAAGAAGAAGTTGTTACATCCACCATTCTGACAGTAATGGTCAGATTATACAGCAGTGTGACTAATACCATTAAAATACCATTTTCTGATTTGTAACGCCAACATCAAATTTACCGACCAATATAATTTTGCAGAAGGCATTTACAGTGTCAACCTTTACAATTATTTGTCAGAAAATGGGATATAATGTTCATCGCAATTATCTAGAACCTACCTTGATgaagtttttaaatgtcttgttttgtccatccAATACTCCAAAAGCCAAACACATTCAATTTACAGTTatgtaaaacaataacaataatcatcatcataataattaaaaaataagcactAGTCAACTAAAGTGAAAGTAAATACTAAAGGTATAAATGCCTCACTCACTTACCATCCAAACCATGAAGTAGGAGAAGATGGCGATCCAGACGGTGGACAGGATGAAAGAGAGCATGAAGAATTTCTCCCAGCGAGGCTTGGCACAGTTCGGGACGGTAAAGAACAGCAACAGGAGCAGAGGCCACGAGATCAGCCACTTAAACTTGCTGCCGATCCCCCCTGCAGCAGGAACACACATCAGCATAAGAGATTAGCTTTTGGCTAATATTGTGTAGATAACAAGTACTAAGtgctattttctttaaaaaaaagtgccacatttttttcaaaaacattacagtgtaaaataaattttcagAATTACCGTCATCACATGTTGTCTTGATCACAATGACCCGTAAGTCTCTGTCAGTGGCATCATTCAGACCACATTTCCCACAAATCTCACTTCAAAAAGTATAATCGAATCTGGTTTCCCTCTCATTGATTCTGTGAATCTATTCTTTCCAGCAGCTCGATTGCTAACATAATTCTAAACAGACATATTGTCCTCTGTCTATTTTAAGTGCcaacatgtatttttctttctttttttttttttaaaggaagccACTGACTGATTTGGGCAAAGACATCAATATCTACAGCTGGGCGTAATgtagtttttcttatttcaagttctaaaaataaaaagacaggaggacataaaatagctttttaaatatgtctgaaaTGTCAGAGATGCTGTAAAATATTATTCCTatactatattattttttaccccCTAAAGAATCCATCAATGTGTGCCAACTTGCACACATTCATCAAGATAATACATGAATCACATACTTGGAATATGAAACGGCGAGATGGTTTCGTTTTCTTGCGCCTCTGTGGGTTTGTCCTCTGGCACGTTTCCATTCTCTATTTCAACCTTTCCGTCAATCACTTGTGTCTCCACTCCATTGGCGGCTTGGACCAACTTCTGGCGCTTTCAGAAAAGAGAAACTAAGTCAAAGAGCACATGAGCGGACTCACTGCTACTCCACcacatttttatgcactcttgTTTCTCCAGTcagaaatgaaaagcaaaaaccCACATGTCTATTGTGCAAGTGAGATAAGAAGACTCTTTGGGACTTTTGAAACTAAGAAGCTGAAAATAGTAAGCACTCAAAATAAAGTcctaacacagcagcagatgaaTTAGATTACTGGAGCAACAACGCCCAGCTGTACCTCTGTAATGATGAGGCGACTGGCCATGCGCAGACGGGTTTTGGGTCCAAAATGGCTGGTGACCATGACACGGAGGCCAGCTTCTGGAAACCTGAACTTTGAAGGGCTGGCGTTCATGATCTCATCCACCATCACCACTGATCCACGGCTGTAAGCCTTGGTGGGCTTAACTGAGGGGTGGAGGGGTAAAATACAATCGTAACATATatgttttaatgaatgaataaactgGGATTAAATCTACAAGACCATCAGACAAGTATAGAAGtgtatattcatttatttctgtccaTTTTATATgctttatttaagtaaatgtgTCTAATACCTTTCTGACAGTGAACTGTGACACCCTGTTGGAGCATCCTAAAGCGCAAATTAAAACTTAAGAGCCATCAAGAGATATGAACTGTACTATAAATGCTTGAGTGTCATTTTGTAGTCTGTGGTGCAACATTTTTGCAAGCCAAGTTATTAAGGAATATAAATGGCCACTTAACGACACTAGTTTGTCAGCATGTCAGAGTTAAAGCTGCACCAGGCAAGATTTTTATGTCGACACACACCATTCTATAACCGTAAATTACAACATAGGCTCGGGACTCCATAAAAACCTGGATTTTCACCAAAATAAGTGAGCTCTGTGACTGTCTCATGAGTGCAGGTTTATGCTTTATATAGCCTGCGTGCACCTCCATAAgaatgcagaaagaaaaaaaaaagttttctttgacaaaaatatgaagTTGGACTGAGTGGCAAAGCAGGTGCTGGTTTTATTTCTAAATCTCGGAAAATTAGATGAAAGCTATACAGGCTAGAAGAATGAACACATACAGAATATACTATTCATGGTTTCCTATACTTTGTATACTTGCTCTCACATGAAGTGTGCATGGAAACTGTTAGTCTGCTTCGCAAATTCATCTGAGCAGGGTAACTATTGATGAAAGATACCACATCAATATCAGAATACAGAGACGCCTCCCTCTGAGTAGGATTTTGTCGCTGAACATATTTTAGTCAGTCTAAAATGTCAGTATATTTTAGCACTATTTAGTTGTACATATTTTCCAGTGTAATTATAGGATGGCCAATTTGAGGTATAATCAGCAGTCAGATAAGTCACTTGAAAATCTGAAGGGTGTCTGCAGTACAAGGAGCGGATTTTTCTTTAGACGCGTATCGAAAGAgtatcttaattttttgatgattaaaaacaaaaccttgcTTTGAAATTTGACATGAGGTTTCCTGTAGGTCACTCATCTTTTCCTTTGTATCCTAGAAATTGATTTTTGAGTTTTACTGTTGATGTTTTATAAATGACACACTCAagtgttttccaaaaacaaattgtcataTGCAGGTTTGGGGTTCAAAAAACGACACGCACATCCCGTAGTGGGTGCTGGatgtaagacaaaaaaaatgaataaaaacacctATGAAAAAATAGAGGTCCGCACACTGGGGAGCTCCcctttaaaggattttattctgcaacAATAAGTGACGTTTCGAGCCAAAACGTTCTTCCTCAGACTTAAGGTTCGGACAATTTTAATTCCAGTATCTCATGTGTTCAGCCACATTTGTTGCTAAACACTAAACACATGCAACATGTCGTCACTGTCCTGTGACAACATGCATCTCCTGACCTCTGATGATATCGTTTTCAGACAATCCAGCGGGTTTTGTTAGTTGTTCAGTTAGCTGAAATATAGAAGTTTCTCAACCCATGAATGAACACTTAATTTTTTGGTTAATCTACCTTCAAAAATCACTAAATTTGGAGAAAACGTTTTCAACTGGATAGTGGTTATGTGAAATGTCTCACGTGTGATAAACATGTTCAGGTGAAAAACCTGCGTGTATTAGCAGGATGTAGCACAGATACATTTGTAAATATGAACAAGACTTATACCGGTCAGAAATTTTCTTTGGCGCAAATGAAGTTACAGTGGTGTTGATGGTGTAGCACATTAACGGTCCATAATGATTTCTTCCTCCTTTACTTCaatctgtctccctctgtcatCCCTTTGctttaaaacatcacacaccATCTGAGTTAACATGAGGTGCGTTGTGTGTGGTTACTCACATCACATGATTTCTGGGTACAGAACGTCAAATAGCTTTCTGAAATTGCCTGGTGCAGCTTTGAAGTTTGCCAACCGGTTGTGAATATTTATGGATCGACTGAGATTGatttcaaaatgacatgaaagATGTTACCTTTGGCGTCTTTGAGCTGATGATCTCAAACTGTTTTACAGGTGTTTGACATATTAAAACACATGCTCAGCCCACTTGAGTCAGTGTGTGCTCTGACTATGATGCATATCTTCAAGTGTTTTATTGGCATCCCATAACTCCTCATTTGCAGTGTGCTCACGGTTAGCTATAAGATGCAGTGCATGGGGAATAAAAAAAGTTCTACAGTACACTTATTAGTTTAACTCAGCCTTAATTGGACTGATTATGCATGCAAGAATGCACATAAATTAGCTGTGTAAACAGAGCCGGCATAAACATTTCCT is drawn from Plectropomus leopardus isolate mb chromosome 16, YSFRI_Pleo_2.0, whole genome shotgun sequence and contains these coding sequences:
- the slc24a4b gene encoding sodium/potassium/calcium exchanger 4 isoform X1, whose product is MERDDTDTASASKKTIIAKIFKVRKRREMLFVQVCFICSVLFVAWSMSALLTKTGHGMIVERHPNHEPWGRRLMASTPDNETEQKNCSEPAIHEFPDDLFTSNERKSGAVLLHILAALYMFLALAITCDEYFVTSLEKICEKLDLSEDVAGATFMAAGSSAPELFASVIGVFITHGDVGVGTIVGSAVFNILCIIGVCGIFAGQVVMLTWWAVFRDSFYYILSVVALIAFIYDEKIVWWESLVLVVMYAGYILVMKFNSSMQRFFMGSKSDKNVANGNAAASSEMEDGNTSYYYVWDDDPSSPLLPGVKPTKAYSRGSVVMVDEIMNASPSKFRFPEAGLRVMVTSHFGPKTRLRMASRLIITERQKLVQAANGVETQVIDGKVEIENGNVPEDKPTEAQENETISPFHIPRGIGSKFKWLISWPLLLLLFFTVPNCAKPRWEKFFMLSFILSTVWIAIFSYFMVWMVTIIGYTLGIPDVIMGITFLAAGTSVPDCIASLIVARQGLGDMAVSNTIGSNVFDILVGLGIPWALQTMCVDYGSEVMINSRGLLYSVVLLLGSVALTVLGIHLNKWRLDVKLGVYVLVLYAIFLCFSVMIEYNVFTFVNLPMCMEE
- the slc24a4b gene encoding sodium/potassium/calcium exchanger 4 isoform X3 — protein: MERDDTDTASASKKTIIAKIFKVRKRREMLFVQVCFICSVLFVAWSMSALLTKTGHGMIVERHPNHEPWGRRLMASTPDNETEQKNCSEPAIHEFPDDLFTSNERKSGAVLLHILAALYMFLALAITCDEYFVTSLEKICEKLDLSEDVAGATFMAAGSSAPELFASVIGVFITHGDVGVGTIVGSAVFNILCIIGVCGIFAGQVVMLTWWAVFRDSFYYILSVVALIAFIYDEKIVWWESLVLVVMYAGYILVMKFNSSMQRFFMGSKSDKNVANGNAAASSEMEDVKPTKAYSRGSVVMVDEIMNASPSKFRFPEAGLRVMVTSHFGPKTRLRMASRLIITEKLVQAANGVETQVIDGKVEIENGNVPEDKPTEAQENETISPFHIPRGIGSKFKWLISWPLLLLLFFTVPNCAKPRWEKFFMLSFILSTVWIAIFSYFMVWMVTIIGYTLGIPDVIMGITFLAAGTSVPDCIASLIVARQGLGDMAVSNTIGSNVFDILVGLGIPWALQTMCVDYGSEVMINSRGLLYSVVLLLGSVALTVLGIHLNKWRLDVKLGVYVLVLYAIFLCFSVMIEYNVFTFVNLPMCMEE
- the slc24a4b gene encoding sodium/potassium/calcium exchanger 4 isoform X2 gives rise to the protein MERDDTDTASASKKTIIAKIFKVRKRREMLFVQVCFICSVLFVAWSMSALLTKTGHGMIVERHPNHEPWGRRLMASTPDNETEQKNCSEPAIHEFPDDLFTSNERKSGAVLLHILAALYMFLALAITCDEYFVTSLEKICEKLDLSEDVAGATFMAAGSSAPELFASVIGVFITHGDVGVGTIVGSAVFNILCIIGVCGIFAGQVVMLTWWAVFRDSFYYILSVVALIAFIYDEKIVWWESLVLVVMYAGYILVMKFNSSMQRFFMGSKSDKNVANGNAAASSEMEDVKPTKAYSRGSVVMVDEIMNASPSKFRFPEAGLRVMVTSHFGPKTRLRMASRLIITERQKLVQAANGVETQVIDGKVEIENGNVPEDKPTEAQENETISPFHIPRGIGSKFKWLISWPLLLLLFFTVPNCAKPRWEKFFMLSFILSTVWIAIFSYFMVWMVTIIGYTLGIPDVIMGITFLAAGTSVPDCIASLIVARQGLGDMAVSNTIGSNVFDILVGLGIPWALQTMCVDYGSEVMINSRGLLYSVVLLLGSVALTVLGIHLNKWRLDVKLGVYVLVLYAIFLCFSVMIEYNVFTFVNLPMCMEE